In Danaus plexippus chromosome 8, MEX_DaPlex, whole genome shotgun sequence, the sequence ccaatatatacatatataaatttaatataatatataaaacagataCTGTAACTTGGGTCGttcagttattttttcttatgatttatatacccaagaacattttaaacacTTCAATAACAGAACAGTGGAAAGTTTGAACGCAATACTTTCAACATAGTGTATACCGAAGACAAGTCATTGGTAATGAGAAGAGCTATTATCAATAACAATCTgttgtgttaattaaaaatattaatcacgGATGAATTAAACGCTTGAATAAAGatagttcaatatattttgatttttaagcATATTTTCATAATGCAGTCCATAAAGCATTTACTTTATGATTATGAAACTATATAACATTCATACTTTGTACGAGGTGAACAATCATGTTATCTTTAGTTATGGTGTACTTATGGGAAATGGCTGCTTCTTAGTAAGGAGTGTTTTAAACAATGACTGAGATATAgtgaataacataataaaataaatactatgttgttatgtattaaatgCAGTTTTcttctaattaatatttcaagtgACATTGGAATATAAAAGCGTTTACTTTATGTGtatacttatttttgtttcacaaaaatttttatgttagatttttaattatgaacccTAAGTAAGTAGGTTTTGTTGACATTTAATTGTAGCCCCCGTCTATTTTAGTACCTAGGATACAGGTAACGTCGTCTAAACATTGTTACGTAACATGCAAGACTGGCCGGCTGGCTCAAGGCGGATTGTTGCGGGGCCCTGCATCCACGGCTCCCCGTCGACCTGCATCGCCACACATCCCTCCAGACTCATCTACCGatagaaattttaagtataatatcCATTCATagtaaatgaaaagaaaaatcctTTATACTAAactaaattctaaaataagaTAAGTAAACAAAACCATATTATATTACAGCGACCTTACGAGTTTGCACAGACAAAACATTCAGTCAACAGTTTTTGATTACAAATAGTTGCAAGGGTGGTAAGTACCCTATATGAATTGGAAATATGTACTTAGATTACTGTCTGTTTAATTTGACGATGGGTTTGGTGAGTCCCGATGTGGGTAAAGAGTACCCATAAATATAAGcggaattttaataaaaagatactGCTAAAATGAAgcaatagcaaaaaaaaaagaaaatttaaagacGAACATGCGACTATGACAGCTTTTATAAGTTAAGAAAGCAAAATTAAACGCCTTATAGGAGATTGTCGGAGTAATAAAGTCATTAATTCTGACCACAACATTCTTTCCAACTCTAGTCCGGGATTTACACTTGCGTACCAGTCGCGAGACGAGGCACGAGCCGAAGAACAACTTGACAGTTTAAATACTCGTTCGAGTTTATATTACCGTTCTTATTACCAGTGTTTTGAGACTGGAATCGTTTGTAATTAATACTCTCGAGCGACTATTTAAACTGTCACCTTGTGCTTGGGCTCGTGCGTCGTCTCGCGACTGGTACGCGAGTGTAAATAGTGggtaaacatttataagataaCAGAAGGAAATTTTTAGGAACAGGACAATGTTTTGTATGAGCGATCGCGTTCCGATGGTAAATCTATTTCAGAAATATTAGCTTTATCGTGTTTTCGACATTGATTCATCATTCagatcttataaaaaatttaactttcgaaaTTTAATACTCAAATAACATTCAACAAAATTCAACgaagataaaataaagacataaGTTTGTAACAGATCTTAATAGCTATAAGGCCCGGGCTCACTCACTATATCtgggattttattaaatgttgttctcttttgtatattttattttaaaatcaactaAAATCAAATAACCTTTGTCCTATAGGGAAAAGTTAGTAATAGTTTCAGTGTTTTTCTACTGCTCAACACGAATTTATCGTAACATGATCTCTTGAAACCAAGCTTTCTGAATATCTTTATGTTAGGTTagtatacttatttatactaGGGATTGTAATGTCTTGAACAGAATGTTCAACGTAGTCAGGtaaatttaacattcataactcaataacaaaaattttctaaaaattaagAAGTAGAAGCAGAAATGACTAATCCAAAGTGGATTCCAATATCACTTTTAGTAGTTTTTGAATATATCTTTGTGGGAGCATACCAAACGTTGAGCTTCGCCTTTCGGCTAGGTTATATTCGCgtcatatgtttttaaaccCAGTAGGTACATTAAGTAAAGACTTATAAAAGCGCTGTAAAACCTtcgtaacaaatatttaaaatagtttgtatataatgttacataGATAATGGTAATACTCTCCGCTACGATTCATAGGAGAAGCGGTCGAGAATCAgatatgttatttgtatacaaaaattttaaacttgttaCGTACTGAACATTCACGTCACTTCCTAAACACGATTTATATGTCCCTATTGTAGTACCAATTGTAACAAAGCATTTTCTATTCAAATCTtctaaataactttcaaagtTCCAAATcttctaattatatttataagaagcgatattcaaataaaactactttCTGTTgcactttttgtttttctccATCAATATTTTGTGCGAGTCTTTAAACatctattttacattttccggattttatgttaattttaaactttacgtTAATTTAGTGTTGtcatctttaaataataaaattgaatataaatatttaaaaaaattacctctACATAGCTTGTCTGCGCAAAGCGGTAGGGCTCTGCCAAACCACACTGAAGCCTCGCGATGTGGAACGACGAAGATATACCAACCACCTAAGAATaagataactatatatatattttttgacacaAAAACGTATTTCAATCATTGTTAAACGTTTACGTCATATTCGTGTAGGTAATATTGggagatatattaatatttcagtgaATTTTCTTCtcattatactttattatataaaaactatgttttcATGAAAAAGTTCTTCGATTGCAATGAACGCAAACGCCAGCGTGTCAAAAAGCACAAATGACAACAGACTATATGAACTTGGGATAATATTTAGTTAGGTAGTGAATGTATACTTAGTGCTAGCTAGTTTTCTAAATTCTAATCTAATTAAGTACATACAAAGTGACGTTTCCTATACACTTACTTTAAGTGCACACCTTTTCTATAACGTatacaaataagtataaaaatttcgtACTCACTTCTAATTTCCTATCATCCATGAACTGTTCACCGACGTCTTCTTCGTTTCCTAAACCTGCGAAAAGATGATCACGTAACACATCAACACATAACACTCACTAAATACCACTGATAGTACAAATCACACACTCCATAGATCTACGCCGGCGCCCCAAGAGGGTATATTGAGTAACACTAGCGCCTGTAATGGCGGCAAGTCAAGCGTGTTTAAGTTTCCATGGCCGCCACGAGCCTCTTGACCCTCTCCGTGTTCACGAGCTATCCTCACACGCAACCGACGCTCCAGCCCTCCGCAGCCACCATCGTCAAGAGCGCGACCAACACCAAGCAGCGCGTACGCTAACTGTgaagtataaataaagttgataGCTAGAATCTTAGAAAAAACTAAAAgcgatgaaaattaaattcatgtgaatatttagtatatatttgtaattttcatataatatattttcatacaaaaatcaGAAAAAGAATCTTACACAGACGTCATTTACTCTCTGGTGAGAACACATTTCGTAGTACATACAACATAagtctattaatttatttgttaaattttagcGCATGAGTGCTTCGTTTGAATAACATAATGTTTGAATTTCgaacttaaattaaagaaaactttCATACATAGTTTATGTATCTGCTTGCGCATCTTTTGAGGATGTGAGCACGAGCACGATGGAAGTCCAGCGCGACCTGCGCGTCCACACCCACGCTCACGTAGTTGTGAGCGAACAACACACGACCACGTGATCGCAGCCCACGGGACAACGGACCAATAGAAACTTTCCATCTGGGAATTGCACCAATAGGATGActgcatttttaaaacaaaaatggattcttaatatcgtttttaaaatctattattttattcatacgaGATGGATCAAAAAGGGTGCGGAATGGGGGGTAAAAAGTAAGAAATTAaactcaaaattatttttccttctCTATGTATTctcttttaactttaatacatttattagatcgatcaattaacatatttataccttcgaaaaaaatttttctttctcgAAATGGGCAGAAATTGTGCTCTTCATCGCTGGAAAATTTCTTCCTTCgctcttttttaatttttgggaaaaaataataatcacttGGAGCTAAATTTGGACTACAGGGAGGATGTCCCAAATTTCTGAACCCATTCTTTGTACAGCAGCTACCGCAACTTGCGCCATGTGCACGGGTGCATTGTCGTGCAAAAGGAGCGCCCTTTTGGTAAATTTTCCGCCCTTTTCTCCCTCACAGCATCTCGCAGACGTTCTAATAGTGTAGAGTAGTACTCTCTAGTTATAGAGGTACCAATTTCTTTGTACACAATAAGAAGAATTCCCTCTGTATAGAAGAAAACGGTGGCGATGACTTTTCGAGCCGACGGAGACACTGAGTTTCTTTGGGGGTGGTGTGACCTTTTTGTGCCACTGCATGGAATCCTGTTTTGACTCAGGCTCATAATGATGAACCCAAGTTTCATCTCCAGTCCCAATAATgccttgatttttataaaacttggtATTTATTATCTCAATTCTCAGTGAGTGTGATAAGGAAAAGTGACACTTTTCCTCCGCCATACCTCCCATTCCGCGAACTTTTTACCTACCTACGTACTTTAGATAAATCCGCAGTTGTTatgttcaattttataataattttttcttgtgAGAAAAAGCTTAGCAACATTTTTCagtaatatgataattttctttaaatttaaatttataaagaccGAATTAACATAATCGTTTTATTGCACCAATGATGACCAAAGtaccaaataaatttaatacgaattatttaatattctaatcACCTATTAGCCAAGTTACATTTTGCTTCAGTTGTAAATACCAATTACCTTATAACTTACTTATCATTTGCAGCTCGACAACACAATGTATCATAAAATTGTGTTAGAATTAACtcataaagatattttcggtattattataaaacttacataCCTGTCAAGTATTTGTACTTCTGCTTGCTtcatagatataataatagcGGATGCGTCTAAGTCAGAACAGCCGCCTCCCCAGCCGAGGGCTCGAGACAGATCGTTACCAGTGCCAGTAGGTAGAATACCAACTGACGCCTGGgattgattaatatattaaatagttattaacatactccataaatacatttattaatatagattatataatgcATTGACCCACACAAACGCACAAACATTAAATAGACAGAGACAtccatacatttaaattacaaattacaaatcaTTATGCCAACATTGTCTTAAATGCATACTTGTTTAGTTTTGATTCTATGACatacttattttcttttttatatggtAATGTTAAGTTAAGGCGTATTTAATTAATCGAAATTGTATCTATAATGGAATTTTTACTGATCATGTTATACAAATGTctgttaaatacaatttttattttatatataaacatactttAATATGTGGTACTGTgtgtaaagtatttaaaacccACGCCACTGTACCATCCCCTCCAGCAACGATGATACGACATCGCTCTGGAAGCCACTTCACTGCTTTCTCAGGTGGCATTGAACCAATATCTATAATctgaaaaattttcatatatatatatatatatgaagttatGTATGACATGGTTACAAAAATTCTGAATTAATACCTGCAATGGATTCAAAAGACCTCTAAAGAGTGACAGAACCTCGTCACTTCTATTACTTCCTGATTTCCTATTTGCTGAAATGATTGAAACTTATAATCATATATCAAGTATAAAGATAGGTCATCCGCTACATTAGGctttatacacacacacatatatatatataattcgagAATATAGTGTACACaccaaaaattatgaatggTTCCCAATCATCATCAGGTACAggttctattttaataatttttcctcTATCCATATTTACATTCATCGGTGGAATAatgatatctttatatttttggaagtCACATCTCTATAAGAAAGCACATATTATTACAGTTTGTATCATAAGCAGAGAAATAACAAGTCATATAATTCAAATCTATACCTCGGTATTTGATAATTCATTTTCCTGACTGAGCCTTACTCTTTGGCACCAGGAAcagaagaatttttttaaattatcccCCTCTTCTATGTGGTCAGGATTCTCTCTAGTAACAGAACCAACTACAAAacgttcaaatttaattatactgtGTTAATAAttagatatgaaatattaaatgtataccaTTAACCCAAAGATGATAGAATGGTTTCTCTGCCGGCCACCACATCTGTTTACATCTTTgctttttatcaattatacgATGACATTTTTTACATGCACTTATGCCGCAGCATTCACAGAAAAGGCCCACAAGGGATAACATTAGTTTCCCACATACTGTAcactgaaattttattaaatacactcATATAGTCTATTacgtaaatatgttaattatgtatttataaacgtTAAGAAACTGTAAACTTTATTTgcaactgaaaaaatataataatatgtattttacaaaatatatacaagcttacataaatattatatggtattgatttattacaatCGATACTTCTCCATGTATGTCCtcgtaacttatattttatttgtatgaaattattatccCCCAAAAAGGAATTAAACATGCGGTAAACGAggtaactaataaaaaatcctccaataacaaaataataattaaaatttaagtggTTTATAATAGCCATTGTTTCCATTATTTCAGTTTTagtcaataatattaacattgtgACGTAAATTCTTTAATCAATTTACACTTTCCTGTTCTTTAATAGTAGcgttttaacaaacaaactagtggcataatttttaaattataattatcaatccATAATTGGgtggtaaaaatttatattatttacacactacaaataaacaattcaattttgaatttgattgATTTTCCTTAAATGGTTTGAGGTGTTACCAGatacacaataattttaaatttattatagttcagaaattagaaacattttaagacgttaaacaaaaacgaaatacgcaatacataatatttgggTTCAATTAATAACCCAATTATTACTGTCTGTCATAGATCGTAAATATTCGTTGTAATTGACCCGAGTTAAAGATTTCTTAAGAGGGGAAAAGGttgtaaatttaagttaataagtTGTTATTAGACGTGCTTTTTGGTCGACACAgacttaattacttttaacttctatcttatattttagataaactTAAATTGTGATGAGGCAAAGAGTTTCTTAACCTACGAAGGGTAAAAGCTCGTCTAGAtgcaaaattaatgtttggAGATTTTCTGTGCGTATTGCTTAATTGTACTGCTTAATGAAACAGACAAGTTTGTTTTACGTGTAATTCTTCATTATACTGAGTATCACCGCTGATAAACCGAGAGTAAAATATCTAAGTTTTGTACTTCATGATACCTgagtctttataaaatatttatactgacCCGCCCAAATTGGccaataactatttttttaaaatagttattggCCAATTTGGGCGGGTcagtaactttttataaaaatcatattttatagttgCTTGGTCTTTCTCCCTCTAAACGTTCTCGCCGATTGGAGCTTTACAGCTTGGATTCGCCTATAGCCGTAATAAACTGTTTAGTGATATTGGTGATGGTTGGATACGGTCTTTTTTTAAGcacatttattacaaagatGGCAGTATCCCCCAGCATACGGCAATTTAAGAGTTTTGGAATCTGCTAAGGTCACGATCAACGTAATGACAGTTTTCTCCAACAGGTGGAACGGGAGAATTAATCTAAACTTTTTTCAAAAGTTCAGTAGGCGAAGGGAAAGATCACATCTTAATGAATTCTGACCTGAACAATCTAGTCCAGGTCAGTCTAACATTTTGACTCATTTaatcttaaacaataatactTTTAGAGACTGGGAAATTTTTAAGACCGTAAAATCCTGACAGAGAAAAAGACGTGCTGTTTGTGGCTGTtgctgtttttttaataaaaagatattttaaagttacacAAAGGATTTTAATTTGTGTGGCCAGTAGCTTATAGCAACTCTCACATAACACTTTTAGACTATATGAACATATAGTCCACAAGTATTTTTATggcatacaaaattttatttaaatatttctggaatacattttgtttgaatatttacgTTAAAgcaatatgtataataaaagaataaatataaaaaaaaatcatagtgTACTTTCTTgagttttttatcttttttgaaAGGACAAGTTTCTTCAACACTTACCTCAGCAACATAATTCTCATGtaagtgtaatttaaaattcatagtttattcaataataacagaTATTTATAACGCTTCTTTAATAAGTTGAGTTCTACAAAAATGTTAGAGAAGACCTATATTTTACATCCTCTTTTCtttggaataattaaaatgaataaaaaacatgcCTTGTAgcaaaagatttattattgaagtttATGAGCTCAAGTTAATCAATAATTGCCTTAATTTATTAGAACAGAGATCCAAAGGCGTTTTCTTTTCCTTATTCTGTATTTCAAGACTGGCACCAGCCTTCACTAATAAACAAGCCACTGCCTCTCTATCCTCCTCACATGACAAATGTCtagaacaaaataattgattattattacctTAAATAGttctttctatattattaaagaatattgtttatgtttttttatatattttgttagcttaaaacattcattaaataacaCAGATTTATtggatattatatatgaaattctgttaaataataaattcactgCTTTTCTTCTAAAGCTGATGAGAACTACGACTTTTgtgaatattcattttaataaaactaatattttttttggatttcctatgcatatttcattatttttaaaaacgacaTACTCCTGACATTTCGGTTGCTTTTCAGTGTGATCACTGTAGCTGAAATAAgctatatagatatatatatgtatacatatatatataattaatattgttatataacaaCCATAtagctttaatttaaagaattctaaatattagCTGCTGTTATGTTTACTAACAATGCAGTATTTCCAGTAGAATCACATGCATCAACTTTGAAATGTGGACATTTTGTTAGCATTTCAACTATTTCCATTCTTCCTTGGGCGGCTGCTCTGTGAAGAGGTGTAGCACCTAACACATCTGCCTCTGACACTATAGCATCTGcttctattaataatttcactaCCTAGAAATTATTGTCAAACAAGgagaatttgtaataaaaatgctatttGGTATGTATGAACTTATATTTCATCGATTTTTTGGTCTTTCTTACCTCTCTATGTCCTTTGGAACAAGCATAATGCAAGGAAGTTTGACCCCGACTTGTTTTGTGATTGACATTTGCACCTTTACCTATTAAAAGTCTTACCACTTCCAACCTGCCTGCTGACGCAGCTAATATTAAAGGAGTACTATTTGTATCATCAAGAGCATCAACCACACTTCCTAAATCAAGCAAATAGTCTACTAGGTTCTCATTACCACCAAGAGCTGCCCAGTGTATGAGAAGACGTTTATTCTATAACAATgtcattcattatatttgttacggagcaataattaagtttcatatatttaaatatgtactaaCTTCATCTGGTGTCGATATTAAAGACGAGTCAGCATCAATTTTAACCTTTACTTGATTAAAATCACCTCTATATGCTGTTTCATATACACTTCCAATAGACATTCTTGGTTTTTTGCAATGAATGgtcctaaataaaaataaacaaagttgtGGTCtacatatatcattatacACAATCGGTAACTATTAGAGAAATTTTCAAGTTTAaaggaaaaagaaatataacaatacagtATTTACCAATaatcagtaaataaataaatatagatgacAGAATAACTGAAAACGAgcaagttataatattattatattataatattacaataagtttgataaatttaaattcaacaaagTCACTGCAAAGTTTGAACTTTGAAGTGTCAACTGTCAAGTGTCAAccaaatatatagatatattgtcTACTCTATCAATAAAATCActtagaaacaaaaaacaatatttccaaaagttacataaatactttaaatgttaACTTAAGTTAATTTAAGCGAACTTctccaatataaatatatatatatttagtgttctatttaataaaattccatcCAAGCTAAAACatgaacaatataatatgtactagaacaaaattaaaacaacgaAATTGTTGACGTCAcaaaattttgacatttatgCTTCATGACACTTGACAGTTGAATGCTAAACCACTCgacatttttacatttaatgttgtgtattttgtatttgtgtaGATAGTTTGACTATGTTCACAGAGTACATTGCTATGATTGTAAATTGAGATCGGCTGTTATTGTGTATTGTGTTCAATTGACGAAGTTGTTAATAAATGAAGCATtgctaatattattcaattctGATACGAACACGTACTGTTTGTCGAAAAATtcggttttattatttgttccatttaggtttttatttaaaataaaaaaccaatTTTGGtagtagtaataaaaaaacttattgaaaaactttatattataaatatacttcgctatttacattaatgttatatttcaagatttaaataaacaaaaataatgtctacagaatattatgattattatgacggcagcaaattatttttgtttttatcaaacCGACTCGGGCTACCCATCGACTTGGTAAGACTTTTtaattgtgtaaataaattgtgCTTTAACTCTAATTAATAAGACACTTCTGGCAACTTGCATAAAtctttcaataacaaatagcCAACACATACTTAAAATTACACCAACTGCTATGAACTATtagtcataatttatatatcttccCTAGCTGTTATCAGCAACagtcattgttttaaaatatcatcttATTGATATTATCCTTAACTTGATACTATGTAGCTGATAAGTTATTGAAAAGTCATTgcttagaaattaatttcatagatTTAAGTATATCTTTCACATTAGTTTCCATAACTCcagtatgaaatatattgagaGTATTCtttgcaatattatattagtactcatatataatcatttatttatacatatataattttttcacaatAGTAAGATTTTAGATACCAAGTGTGTTTAGCTTATaatttgcttataaaatattcatttc encodes:
- the LOC116772540 gene encoding diacylglycerol kinase epsilon translates to MLILLTKTEIMETMAIINHLNFNYYFVIGGFFISYLVYRMFNSFLGDNNFIQIKYKLRGHTWRSIDCNKSIPYNIYCTVCGKLMLSLVGLFCECCGISACKKCHRIIDKKQRCKQMWWPAEKPFYHLWVNVGSVTRENPDHIEEGDNLKKFFCSWCQRVRLSQENELSNTERCDFQKYKDIIIPPMNVNMDRGKIIKIEPVPDDDWEPFIIFANRKSGSNRSDEVLSLFRGLLNPLQIIDIGSMPPEKAVKWLPERCRIIVAGGDGTVAWVLNTLHTVPHIKASVGILPTGTGNDLSRALGWGGGCSDLDASAIIISMKQAEVQILDRWKVSIGPLSRGLRSRGRVLFAHNYVSVGVDAQVALDFHRARAHILKRCASRYINYLAYALLGVGRALDDGGCGGLERRLRVRIAREHGEGQEARGGHGNLNTLDLPPLQALVLLNIPSWGAGVDLWSLGNEEDVGEQFMDDRKLEVVGISSSFHIARLQCGLAEPYRFAQTSYVEMSLEGCVAMQVDGEPWMQGPATIRLEPAGQSCMLRNNV
- the LOC116772634 gene encoding 26S proteasome non-ATPase regulatory subunit 10-like; this encodes MSIGSVYETAYRGDFNQVKVKIDADSSLISTPDENKRLLIHWAALGGNENLVDYLLDLGSVVDALDDTNSTPLILAASAGRLEVVRLLIGKGANVNHKTSRGQTSLHYACSKGHREVVKLLIEADAIVSEADVLGATPLHRAAAQGRMEIVEMLTKCPHFKVDACDSTGNTALHLSCEEDREAVACLLVKAGASLEIQNKEKKTPLDLCSNKLRQLLINLSS